A stretch of the bacterium genome encodes the following:
- a CDS encoding carboxypeptidase regulatory-like domain-containing protein yields the protein MKMILACSLALVAAPAIAGTLCGTVRDALTLAPVERAGVFLRLTDWSDTGLHAASDAAGAWCIDNVPAGTYHLDVRVDDYRIGLVRDVVVTDSASGIDIAAQLPTTGIDAPWPNPAHGQVSFRLRLGAPGAASLAVYDVAGRRVRAWADADAAAGERTLDWDFRDTQGFEVPAGRYYLRLEAGGAVVTRPFVRVR from the coding sequence TTGAAGATGATTCTGGCCTGCAGCCTGGCCCTCGTGGCTGCGCCCGCCATCGCGGGCACGCTTTGCGGCACGGTCCGCGATGCGCTGACCCTGGCCCCGGTCGAACGCGCGGGCGTCTTCCTGCGCCTGACCGACTGGTCGGACACGGGCCTCCATGCCGCCAGCGATGCCGCCGGCGCCTGGTGCATCGACAATGTGCCGGCCGGCACCTACCACCTGGATGTCCGCGTGGACGACTATCGCATCGGGCTGGTGCGCGACGTCGTGGTGACGGACTCGGCCAGCGGCATCGACATCGCGGCGCAGTTGCCGACGACCGGCATCGATGCCCCTTGGCCCAACCCCGCGCACGGGCAAGTGAGCTTCCGCCTTCGCCTGGGTGCGCCCGGCGCCGCATCACTGGCGGTCTACGACGTCGCCGGTCGGCGCGTGCGCGCCTGGGCCGACGCCGACGCGGCTGCCGGCGAACGCACGCTCGACTGGGATTTCCGCGACACGCAGGGCTTCGAGGTGCCCGCGGGCCGCTACTACCTGCGCCTGGAGGCCGGTGGCGCCGTGGTGACGCGGCCATTTGTCCGGGTGCGCTGA
- a CDS encoding beta-glucosidase, with amino-acid sequence MSSTFPGGFLWGAATSAYQIEGSPLADGAGASNWHMFSHLPGRIAGGDNGDIACDHYRRWPQDIALMRELQLQAYRFSLSWSRVLPEGTGRVNTAGLDFYDRLVDGLLKAGITPLPTLFHWDLPYALDERGGWAERDCAEWFADYARVVFARLGDRVTNWMTLNEPWVVVDGGYVHGVHAPGRRDLAAAAQAAHNLLRGHGLAVRCLRAEASGNIGIVVNLEPKDPASDAPADLDATRRADAYMNRWYLDPLRLGRYPDEMKEMFGNAWPTFPSGDFAVIGEPIDFLGLNYYTRSVNRADADAAPTGAAPVRQAGALYTETGWEVRPESFRQVLNWIRSRYGELPIYITENGAAFADPPVDTDGRVRDPLRTAYLRSHLGAIRDAIADGVDVRGYFAWSLLDNFEWACGYAKTFGLAHVDPATQARTIKDSGRFYSDVILSNGAALDG; translated from the coding sequence ATGAGCAGCACGTTTCCGGGCGGCTTCCTCTGGGGCGCGGCCACTTCCGCCTACCAGATCGAGGGTTCGCCGCTGGCCGACGGCGCCGGCGCCAGCAACTGGCACATGTTCTCGCACCTGCCCGGGCGCATTGCCGGCGGGGACAACGGCGACATCGCCTGCGACCACTACCGTCGCTGGCCGCAGGACATCGCGCTGATGCGCGAGCTGCAGCTGCAGGCCTACCGGTTCAGCCTGTCGTGGAGCCGCGTGCTGCCCGAGGGAACCGGGCGCGTGAACACGGCGGGCCTCGACTTCTACGACCGCCTGGTCGACGGCCTGCTCAAGGCCGGCATCACGCCGCTGCCGACGCTGTTCCACTGGGATCTTCCCTACGCCCTGGACGAACGTGGCGGCTGGGCCGAGCGCGATTGCGCCGAGTGGTTCGCCGACTATGCGCGCGTGGTGTTCGCACGCCTGGGCGACCGGGTCACGAACTGGATGACGCTGAACGAGCCTTGGGTCGTGGTCGACGGCGGCTACGTACACGGGGTGCACGCGCCCGGCCGGCGCGACCTGGCTGCCGCAGCGCAGGCGGCCCACAACCTGCTGCGCGGACACGGCCTGGCCGTGCGCTGCCTGCGGGCCGAGGCTTCCGGCAACATCGGTATCGTCGTCAACCTGGAGCCGAAGGACCCGGCCAGCGACGCGCCTGCCGACCTGGACGCGACACGGCGCGCCGACGCCTACATGAACCGCTGGTACCTGGACCCGCTCCGCCTGGGGCGCTACCCCGACGAGATGAAGGAGATGTTCGGCAACGCCTGGCCGACGTTCCCCTCCGGCGATTTCGCGGTGATCGGCGAGCCCATCGACTTCCTCGGCCTGAACTACTACACGCGCTCGGTCAACCGCGCCGACGCCGACGCCGCGCCTACCGGCGCCGCTCCCGTTCGCCAGGCCGGCGCCCTCTACACCGAGACCGGCTGGGAAGTGCGCCCCGAGAGCTTCCGGCAGGTGCTCAACTGGATCCGCAGCCGCTACGGCGAACTGCCCATCTACATCACCGAGAACGGCGCCGCATTCGCCGACCCGCCGGTCGATACGGACGGACGCGTGCGCGACCCCCTGCGTACGGCATACCTGCGCTCTCACCTGGGAGCGATCCGCGACGCCATCGCCGACGGCGTCGACGTGCGCGGCTACTTCGCCTGGTCGCTGCTGGACAACTTCGAGTGGGCCTGCGGCTACGCCAAGACCTTCGGCCTGGCGCACGTGGACCCCGCCACCCAGGCCCGCACCATCAAGGACAGCGGGCGCTTCTACAGCGACGTCATCCTCTCGAACGGTGCGGCCCTCGACGGCTGA
- a CDS encoding glycosyl transferase, with translation MVFSRADGTGFSQAGNVALTTGAQPEPGTRDGLLFYVRDLDAGTCWRLGNPAGGSRVAGSTYENGAVRLDHRQDEIEASLTTCVIPGRRAELRRLVLVNRSSRTRRLDVTSLAELVLNEPAAHAAHPGFSKLFIQTEAEPALGAILARRRQRSPQESWPVLVHVLAGEGPLQWETDRLQWRGRGRHRDEPAALAPGAILGGNTGNVLDPVASLRRGCTLAPDATATFTFLLGVGDDRAAALALAQLASDPAAVDAAFAAAAERAASDAATRGWTPAEDAAARELAAAILEGDPRLRAPAGALARGEGVRPALAKLGLGAGDTLVVVRSATAQPKTVTRLATLHAFWLELGLPIRLVDISTAPELTGGDAEALEAFARLVISDGLPALPGAGARLPAAALPAWQGPALLPRDETLRFFNGCGGFNADGSEYVIRLEPDGEGRLHLPPLPWTNVIANDRFGCIISETALGSAWCDNSRENRLTPWSNDPVLDPPSEALYLRDEQTGAVASCLPGPVAGGGACEVRHGFGYTRTLRHLSAPAQLELETTVFVDRDRPVRLCRVRVTNTGTSARRLSLFACSQLVLGGLAAQDGRLVVTSRDAASGALLAGNRSAGVFGDHVAFAAAVASTPVTAVHVTTDRAAFLGSGRDASCPAALGAPALDGRTGSGLEPCFALQTVFEVAAGRSAEITFLLGQERGEDGALALLSALSKPGACEEAWTRARDFWRDGLGGLRVTTPSPALDLMLNGWLAYQTLSCRVRGRSAFYQSGGAFGYRDQLQDSLSLLPMWPELTRRQVVLHAGHQFSEGDVLHWWHPPLEAGIRTRFADDLLWLPYIACEYARQSGDWGVFDEAAPYLTAGPLPEGEDEVFVWATDSGQQGSVFEHCCRALDRSLTVGAHGLPLFGTGDWNDGMNRVGHQGRGESTWMGFFLVSIIDAFAPLCERRGDHARAARYRAHRGKLAGSLNDGGWDGGWYRRGYYDDGAPLGSHENRECRIDALAQAWSVLSGVASSERAEAAMDQVESQLISDDERLVRLLTPPFVDTPRDPGYIRGYVAGVRENGGQYTHAATWVVRAMAQLGRRDRAAALLDLLNPVLHAATPAGCARYLVEPYVVAADVYGAEPHVGRGGWTWYTGSSGWLQRVALESVLGVQLEEGEVLVVAPCVPDDWPRFSVEWRLPGDRTTYEIVVANPGGCSAAVVAVTMDGESLVPCAGRARVPLRRDGARHRVEITLGEGGTTA, from the coding sequence ATGGTTTTCAGCCGAGCCGACGGCACGGGTTTCTCGCAGGCCGGCAACGTGGCGCTGACGACCGGCGCCCAGCCCGAACCGGGCACTCGCGACGGCCTCCTTTTTTATGTGCGCGACCTCGACGCGGGAACCTGCTGGCGCCTCGGCAACCCTGCCGGCGGGAGCCGGGTGGCCGGGTCGACCTATGAAAACGGTGCTGTGCGGCTGGACCACCGGCAGGACGAAATCGAAGCTTCGCTGACCACCTGCGTGATCCCCGGACGTCGCGCCGAACTGCGGCGCCTGGTCCTGGTCAACCGGTCGTCGCGGACGCGGCGGCTCGACGTCACGTCGCTGGCCGAGCTCGTGTTGAACGAGCCGGCCGCGCACGCCGCGCATCCGGGATTCTCCAAGCTCTTCATCCAGACCGAGGCCGAGCCTGCGCTGGGCGCCATCCTGGCGCGGCGCCGCCAGCGCTCGCCGCAGGAGTCCTGGCCCGTGCTGGTGCATGTGTTGGCCGGCGAGGGTCCGTTGCAATGGGAGACCGACCGCCTGCAGTGGCGCGGGCGCGGCCGTCATCGCGACGAACCGGCGGCGCTGGCGCCCGGTGCGATTCTCGGCGGAAACACGGGAAATGTGCTCGATCCGGTGGCCAGCCTGCGTCGCGGTTGCACGCTGGCGCCGGACGCCACGGCCACGTTCACGTTCCTGCTCGGCGTCGGCGACGATCGCGCGGCAGCGCTGGCCCTGGCGCAGCTCGCGTCCGACCCGGCGGCGGTCGACGCCGCCTTCGCCGCTGCCGCGGAACGTGCGGCTTCCGATGCTGCAACGCGCGGCTGGACGCCGGCCGAGGACGCCGCCGCGCGCGAACTGGCGGCCGCGATCCTCGAAGGCGATCCGCGCCTGCGGGCCCCGGCCGGGGCCCTGGCCCGCGGCGAGGGTGTGCGCCCTGCCCTGGCGAAACTGGGACTGGGCGCCGGCGACACGCTGGTGGTCGTCCGGTCGGCTACCGCCCAACCGAAAACGGTTACAAGACTGGCGACCCTGCACGCGTTCTGGCTCGAACTGGGCCTGCCGATCCGGCTGGTCGATATCTCGACCGCCCCCGAGCTGACCGGCGGCGACGCCGAGGCGCTGGAGGCATTTGCCCGCCTGGTCATCAGCGACGGACTGCCGGCGTTGCCGGGCGCAGGCGCACGGCTCCCTGCCGCGGCGCTGCCGGCCTGGCAGGGTCCCGCTCTCCTGCCGCGTGACGAGACACTGCGCTTCTTCAACGGCTGCGGCGGCTTCAATGCCGACGGCAGCGAATACGTGATCCGGCTCGAGCCCGACGGCGAGGGCCGCCTGCACCTGCCGCCGCTGCCGTGGACGAACGTGATCGCCAACGACCGCTTCGGCTGCATCATCAGTGAAACGGCCCTGGGCTCGGCCTGGTGCGACAACAGTCGCGAGAACCGCCTGACGCCCTGGAGCAACGACCCGGTGCTCGATCCCCCGTCCGAGGCCCTGTACCTGCGCGACGAGCAGACGGGCGCGGTCGCTTCGTGCCTGCCGGGACCGGTGGCCGGCGGCGGCGCCTGCGAAGTGCGCCACGGATTCGGCTACACGCGCACCCTCAGGCACCTCTCGGCCCCCGCGCAGCTCGAACTCGAGACGACCGTGTTCGTGGATCGCGACCGCCCGGTGCGCCTGTGCCGCGTGCGCGTGACCAATACGGGAACTTCCGCCCGGCGCCTGTCGCTGTTCGCCTGCAGCCAGCTGGTGCTCGGTGGACTGGCGGCGCAGGACGGTCGCCTGGTGGTCACCTCACGCGACGCTGCAAGCGGCGCCCTGCTGGCCGGCAACCGTTCCGCGGGTGTCTTCGGGGACCATGTCGCGTTCGCCGCCGCCGTGGCGTCGACTCCGGTGACGGCCGTGCACGTCACGACCGACCGTGCGGCGTTCCTGGGATCCGGGCGCGACGCCTCGTGCCCGGCGGCATTGGGCGCCCCTGCACTGGACGGCCGCACGGGCAGCGGCCTGGAGCCCTGTTTCGCGTTGCAGACCGTGTTCGAGGTCGCGGCCGGACGGTCGGCGGAGATCACGTTCCTGCTGGGCCAGGAACGCGGTGAGGACGGCGCGCTGGCCCTGTTGTCGGCGCTGTCGAAGCCCGGGGCGTGCGAGGAAGCCTGGACCCGGGCGCGTGACTTCTGGCGCGACGGCCTGGGCGGGCTGCGGGTGACGACGCCGTCGCCGGCGCTCGACCTGATGCTCAACGGCTGGCTCGCCTACCAGACACTGTCGTGCCGGGTGCGGGGTCGCTCGGCCTTCTACCAGTCGGGCGGCGCCTTCGGGTACCGCGACCAGCTGCAGGACTCGCTCTCCCTGCTGCCGATGTGGCCGGAGCTGACCCGCCGCCAGGTGGTGCTGCACGCCGGTCACCAGTTCAGCGAGGGCGATGTACTCCACTGGTGGCACCCGCCGCTGGAGGCCGGCATCCGCACGCGCTTCGCCGACGACCTGCTGTGGCTGCCGTACATCGCCTGCGAGTACGCGCGCCAGAGCGGCGACTGGGGCGTGTTCGACGAGGCTGCGCCGTACCTCACGGCCGGGCCGCTGCCCGAAGGCGAGGACGAGGTCTTCGTCTGGGCCACCGACAGCGGACAGCAAGGCAGCGTGTTCGAACACTGTTGCCGCGCCCTGGACCGCTCGCTGACCGTCGGCGCGCACGGCCTGCCGCTGTTCGGCACCGGCGACTGGAACGACGGCATGAACCGCGTCGGCCACCAGGGCCGCGGCGAGAGCACCTGGATGGGCTTCTTCCTGGTCAGCATCATCGACGCCTTTGCCCCGCTCTGCGAGCGCCGCGGTGACCACGCGCGCGCAGCAAGGTACCGCGCTCATCGCGGGAAGCTGGCCGGATCCCTGAATGACGGCGGCTGGGACGGCGGCTGGTACCGCCGGGGCTACTACGACGACGGCGCGCCGCTGGGCTCGCACGAGAACCGCGAATGCCGCATCGATGCACTGGCCCAGGCCTGGTCCGTGCTTTCGGGAGTGGCCTCCAGCGAGCGTGCCGAAGCGGCAATGGACCAGGTCGAGTCGCAGCTCATCAGCGACGACGAGCGCCTGGTGCGGCTGCTCACGCCCCCGTTCGTCGACACGCCGCGCGACCCGGGTTACATCCGCGGCTATGTGGCCGGCGTGCGCGAGAACGGCGGCCAGTACACGCACGCGGCCACGTGGGTCGTACGGGCGATGGCCCAACTCGGCCGGCGCGACCGTGCCGCAGCACTGCTGGACCTCCTGAATCCCGTGCTGCATGCGGCCACCCCGGCCGGATGCGCGCGGTATCTGGTTGAACCCTACGTGGTGGCCGCCGACGTCTACGGGGCCGAACCGCACGTGGGGCGCGGCGGCTGGACGTGGTACACCGGCTCGTCCGGCTGGCTGCAGCGCGTGGCGCTGGAGTCGGTGCTGGGCGTGCAGCTCGAAGAAGGCGAAGTGCTGGTCGTGGCTCCCTGCGTTCCCGACGACTGGCCGCGGTTCAGCGTCGAATGGCGACTGCCCGGCGACCGTACGACCTATGAGATCGTCGTCGCGAACCCGGGCGGCTGCAGTGCCGCCGTTGTCGCCGTGACGATGGACGGAGAGTCACTGGTCCCCTGCGCCGGGCGCGCGCGCGTGCCCCTCAGGCGCGACGGCGCGCGGCATCGGGTCGAGATCACCCTGGGCGAGGGCGGCACCACGGCATGA